A genome region from Taeniopygia guttata chromosome 5, bTaeGut7.mat, whole genome shotgun sequence includes the following:
- the GPR68 gene encoding ovarian cancer G-protein coupled receptor 1, with the protein MVNFTENATEKCNINHDIHQTLSPVVYIFVFVLGLPANCLSLYYGYLQIKAKNELGIYLCNLTIADLLYIFSLPFWLQYALQHDNWTYDELLCKVCGIILYENIYISVGFLCCISIDRYLAVVHPFRFQRFRTMKAAVIVSIIIWAKEIMTCCFVFTHGEISMDAESHLVCFEHYPIKKWEHNVNYYRFSAGFLFPFFLLAFSYCGILRVVHKSPGTQKKKKIQIKRLVSSTVFIFLVCFGPYHILLVVRSLLENNCSFAEKIFNVYHISLLLTTFNCVADPVLYCFSSESTYQNFVKMRDSCLTCLSHLSTETKESYPLNSTETPNRKQHEQQPGLLQIPLDGAGMKDCFTTNVGSL; encoded by the coding sequence ATGGTGAATTTCACAGAGAATGCTACTGAGAAATGCAATATTAATCATGATATCCACCAGACATTATCCCCCGTGGTGTACATATTTGTGTTTGTATTAGGCTTGCCAGCTAACTGCCTGTCACTGTACTATGGGTATTTACAGATCAAGGCTAAAAATGAATTAGGTATCTACCTTTGCAATTTGACTATAGCAGACCTGCTGtacattttttctttgcctttttggCTTCAGTATGCTTTACAGCATGACAACTGGACCTACGATGAGCTGCTGTGCAAAGTCTGTGGCATCATCCTGTATGAGAATATCTACATCAGCGTGGGCTTCCTGTGCTGCATCTCCATCGACCGCTACCTGGCCGTGGTGCACCCCTTTCGGTTCCAGCGCTTTCGGACCATGAAGGCTGCTGTCATTGTCAGCATCATTATCTGGGCCAAAGAAATTATGACATGCTGCTTTGTCTTCACACACGGGGAGATCAGTATGGATGCTGAGAGCCACTTGGTGTGCTTTGAGCATTACCCTATCAAGAAATGGGAGCACAATGTCAATTACTACCGATTCTCTGCTGgcttccttttccccttctttctgCTGGCCTTCTCCTACTGTGGGATTTTACGAGTTGTCCACAAGAGTCCTGGCActcaaaagaagaagaaaattcaaattaaaagaCTGGTATCAAGcactgttttcatatttttagtCTGCTTCGGACCATACCACATCCTACTTGTAGTTCGTAGCTTGTTGGAGAACAACTGCTCATTTgctgagaaaatatttaatgtttacCATATTTCTCTCCTGTTAACTACTTTTAATTGTGTTGCTGACCCAGTATTGTACTGTTTTTCCAGTGAAAGCACTTACCAGAACTTTGTCAAGATGAGAGACTCTTGTCTAACATGTTTAAGCCATCTGAGTACTGAGACGAAGGAATCCTATCCACTAAACAGTACTGAAACTCCCAACAGAAAACAGCATGAACAACAACCAGGGTTATTACAAATACCCCTTGATGGTGCTGGAATGAAGGACTGCTTCACAACTAATGTAGGCAGCCTATAG